The Acinonyx jubatus isolate Ajub_Pintada_27869175 chromosome D1, VMU_Ajub_asm_v1.0, whole genome shotgun sequence genome includes a window with the following:
- the MAP3K11 gene encoding mitogen-activated protein kinase kinase kinase 11, translated as MEPLKNLFLKSPLGSWNGSGGGGGGGGGGGGWPEGSPKTAAYANPVWTALFDYEPNGQDELALRKGDRVEVLSRDAAISGDEGWWAGQVGGQVGIFPSNYVSRGGGPPPCEVASFQELRLEEVIGIGGFGKVYRGSWRGELVAVKAARQDPDEDISVTAESVRQEARLFAMLAHPNIIALKAVCLEEPNLCLVMEYAAGGPLSRALAGRRVPPHVLVNWAVQIARGMHYLHCEALVPVIHRDLKSNNILLLQPIEGDDMDHKTLKITDFGLAREWHKTTQMSAAGTYAWMAPEVIKASTFSKGSDVWSFGVLLWELLTGEVPYRGIDCLAVAYGVAVNKLTLPIPSTCPEPFAQLMADCWAQDPHRRPDFASILQQLEALEAQVLREMPRDSFHSMQEGWKREIQGLFDELRAKEKELLSREEELTRAAREQRSQAEQLRRREHLLAQWELEVFERELTLLLQQVDRERPHVRRRRGTFKRSKLRARDGGERISMPLDFKHRITVQASPGLDRRRNVFEVGAGDSPTFPRFRAIQLEPAEPGQAWGRQSPRRLEDSSNGERRACWAWGPSSPKPGEAQNGRRRSRLDEATWYLDSDDSSSLGSPSTPPMLNGNPPRPSPEPEEPRRPGPAERGSGSGTPKLIQRALLRGTALLASLGLGRDLQPPSPSPSGPGRERGEPSPTPRAPLPTPSAAEPPPSQLIRFSPKRPDAPPSPLSPDAPGPPTPAPLLLELGVPVGQLSAKSPRREEERRGSAVSPPPGISRSAPGTPGTPRSPPLGLISRPRPSPLRSRIDPWSFVSAGPRPSPLSSPQPAPRRAPWTLFPDSDPFWDSPPANPFRGGPQDCRAQTKDIGAQAPWAPEAGP; from the exons ATGGAGCCCTTGAAGAACCTCTTTCTCAAGAGCCCGCTGGGGTCGTGGAACGGCAGCGgcggtgggggcggtgggggtggtggCGGAGGAGGCTGGCCAGAGGGGTCCCCGAAGACAGCGGCTTATGCCAACCCTGTTTGGACAGCCCTGTTTGACTACGAACCCAATGGGCAGGACGAACTGGCCCTGAGGAAGGGCGACCGTGTGGAGGTGCTGTCCCGGGATGCAGCTATCTCAGGCGATGAGGGCTGGTGGGCGGGCCAGGTGGGCGGCCAGGTGGGCATCTTTCCATCCAACTATGTGTCTCGGGGCGGTGGCCCGCCCCCCTGCGAGGTGGCCAGTTTCCAAGAGCTGCGGCTGGAGGAGGTGATCGGCATCGGTGGCTTCGGCAAGGTCTACCGCGGCAGCTGGCGAGGTGAACTGGTGGCTGTGAAGGCAGCTCGCCAGGACCCCGATGAGGACATCAGTGTGACAGCTGAGAGCGTGCGCCAGGAGGCCCGGCTTTTCGCCATGCTGGCACACCCCAACATCATTGCCCTCAAGGCCGTGTGCCTAGAGGAGCCCAACCTGTGCTTGGTGATGGAGTATGCGGCCGGTGGGCCCCTCAGCCGTGCCCTGGCTGGGCGACGTGTGCCCCCGCATGTTCTGGTCAACTGGGCTGTGCAAATTGCCCGCGGGATGCACTACCTGCACTGTGAGGCCCTGGTGCCCGTCATCCACCGAGACCTCAAGTCCAACAACA tTCTGCTGCTGCAGCCCATTGAAGGTGATGACATGGACCACAAGACCCTGAAGATCACTGACTTCGGACTGGCCCGAGAGTGGCACAAAACTACACAAATGAGTGCTGCGGGCACCTATGCCTGGATGGCCCCTGAGGTTATCAAGGCCTCCACTTTCTCTAAGGGCAGCGATGTCTGGAG TTTTGGGGTGCTGCTGTGGGAGTTGCTGACTGGGGAGGTGCCCTACCGTGGTATCGACTGCCTTGCTGTAGCTTACGGAGTAGCTGTCAACAAGCTCACACTGCCCATCCCATCCACCTGCCCTGAGCCCTTCGCACAGCTCATGGCAG ACTGCTGGGCGCAGGACCCCCACCGCAGGCCCGACTTTGCCTCCATCCTGCAGCAGCTGGAGGCGCTAGAGGCGCAGGTCCTGCGGGAAATGCCGCGGGACTCCTTCCATTCCATGCAGGAAGGCTGGAAGCGTGAGATCCAAGGCCTTTTCGACGAACTGCGGGCCAAGGAAAAG GAACTTCTGAGCCGCGAGGAGGAGCTGACCCGCGCGGCGCGTGAGCAGCGGTCACAGGCAGAGCAGCTACGGCGGCGCGAGCACCTGCTGGCTCAGTGGGAGCTGGAGGTGTTCGAGCGCGAGCTGACGCTGCTGCTGCAGCAGGTGGACCGGGAGCGGCCGCACGTGCGCCGCCGCCGCGGCACCTTCAAGCGCAGCAAGCTCCGCGCGCGAGACGGCGGCGAGCGCATCAGCATGCCCCTCG actTCAAACACCGCATCACCGTGCAGGCCTCACCCGGCCTGGACCGGAGGAGAAACGTCTTCGAGGTTGGGGCTGGGGACTCGCCCACCTTCCCCCGGTTCCGGGCCATCCAGT TGGAGCCTGCTGAACCAGGCCAGGCATGGGGCCGCCAGTCCCCTAGACGTCTGGAGGACTCCAGCAACGGAGAGCGGCGAGCATGCTGGGCCTGGGGCCCCAGTTCCCCCAAGCCTGGGGAAGCTCAGAATGGGAG gagaAGGTCCCGCTTGGACGAAGCCACGTGGTACCTGGATTCAGATGACTCATCCTCCTTGGGATCTCCTTCTACACCCCCAATGCTCAATG GTAACCCCCCGCGGCCGAGCCCGGAGCCCGAGGAGCCTCGGCGCCCAGGCCCCGCGGAGCGCGGTAGCGGCTCCGGGACGCCCAAGCTGATCCAGCGCGCGCTGCTGCGCGGCACAGCCCTGCTCgcctccctgggcctgggccGCGACCTGCAGCCGCCGTCGCCGTCGCCGAGCGGCCCGGGCCGCGAGCGTGGGGAGCCCTCGCCAACGCCCCGCGCGCCGCTGCCTACACCGTCAGCCGCCgagccacccccctcccagctcatCCGCTTCTCCCCCAAGAGGCCCgacgcccccccctccccgctgagCCCGGACGCCCCCGGCCCGCCCACCCCTGCGCCCCTGCTGCTGGAGCTGGGAGTCCCCGTGGGCcagctgtcagccaagagccccCGGCGCGAGGAGGAGAGGCGCG GAAGTGCTGTCTCACCGCCGCCAGGGATATCACGCTCTGCTCCTggcaccccaggcaccccacgctCTCCGCCCCTGGGCCTCATCAGCCGACCTCGACCCTCACCCCTTCGCAGCCGCATCGACCCGTGGAGCTTCGTGTCAGCCGGGCCACGGCCTTCGCCTTTGTCCTCGCCGCAGCCTGCGCCCCGCCGGGCACCCTGGACCTTGTTCCCGGACTCGGACCCCTTCTGGGACTCTCCACCTGCCAACCCCTTCCGGGGGGGCCCTCAGGACTGCAGGGCACAGACCAAAGACATAGGTGCCCAGGCCCCGTGGGCGCCAGAGGCAGGGCCCTGA
- the KCNK7 gene encoding potassium channel subfamily K member 7, protein MSRPQKLGGGTQTDPLPAHSHSPSVSPWRLSSASHGHLLPAAPCQPLPGACGAASSHSTSDPRRHNMGALRPWARFPLLVVGHLLALGIGAAVFQALEGPPALRLQAKLRTELATFQAEYGACLPPGALEELLGTALAAQVRGVSSWGDGSEAGNWDLPSALLFTASILTTTGYGCMAPLSAGGKAFCVVYATLGLPASLALLAALRRCLLPLLSRPGAWVAAPARAGLLRAAGLGLLVAGAFVLLPALVLWGVQGDCSLLETIYFCFSSLSTIGLGDLLPGHGRGLHPVLYHLGQLALLGYLLLGLLAMLLAVETFSELPQVRAVVKFFGSSGPRTAEDQSGILGQDELALSTLPPSAAAPEQTPTC, encoded by the exons ATGTCTCGTCCCCAGAAATTAGGAGGAGGGACCCAGACCGACCCCCTTCCAGCTCATTCACACTCTCCCTCAGTGAGTCCCTGGCGTCTGTCTTCAGCCTCCCACGGGCACCTCCTCCCAGCCGCACCCTGCCAGCCCCTCCCAGGTGCCTGTGGAGCCGCCAGCTCCCACAGCACCTCCGACCCCAGGCGGCACAACATGGGGGCTCTAAGGCCCTGGGCCCGGTTCCCACTACTGGTTGTGGGCCACCTGCTGGCCCTGGGGATTGGGGCTGCTGTGTTTCAGGCCCTGGAGGGGCCGCCAGCCCTCCGGCTCCAGGCCAAGCTCAGGACCGAGTTGGCCACTTTCCAGGCAGAATATGGGGCCTGCCTGCCACCTGGGGCACTGGAGGAGCTGCTGGGCACCGCCCTGGCGGCCCAGGTACGCGGGGTCTCCAGCTGGGgcgatggctcagaggctgggaACTGGGATCTGCCCTCGGCCCTGCTCTTCACTGCCAGCATCCTCACCACCACGG GTTATGGCTGCATGGCCCCGCTGTCGGCGGGCGGAAAGGCCTTCTGCGTGGTCTACGCGACCCTGGGGCTGCCAGCCTCGTTAGCGCTCCTGGCCGCACTGCGCCGCTGCCTGCTGCCTCTGCTCAGCCGCCCAGGGGCCTGGGTAGCAGCCCCGGCCAGGGCCGGGTTGCTACGGGCAGCCGGACTGGGCCTGCTAGTGGCTGGCGCCTTCGTGCTGCTGCCAGCGCTGGTGCTGTGGGGCGTCCAGGGTGACTGCAGCCTGCTGGAGACCATCTACTTCTGCTTCAGCTCCCTCAGCACCATCGGCCTGGGGGACCTGCTGCCGGGTCACGGCCGTGGCCTGCATCCGGTGCTTTACCACCTGGGCCAGCTCGCACTTCTCG GTTACTTGCTCCTCGGGCTCCTGGCCATGCTGCTGGCTGTGGAGACCTTCTCAGAGCTGCCACAGGTCCGCGCCGTGGTGAAGTTCTTTGGGTCCAGTGGCCCGCGGACGGCTGAAGACCAAAGCGGCATCCTAGGCCAAGATGAACTGGCCCTGAGCACCCTGCCACCCTCGGCCGCAGCCCCAGAACAGACCCCAACTTGCTGA